The following proteins are encoded in a genomic region of Hippoglossus hippoglossus isolate fHipHip1 chromosome 3, fHipHip1.pri, whole genome shotgun sequence:
- the LOC117759160 gene encoding zinc finger protein 319: MRSGAMTEAWQQQHAVAPPSVVHTLPQGADNPLGCTVYGVVLQADASLQQPQHGQQHSVQAQQPSLQVGGERGHKCGACGHDISHLANPHEHQCMVNQDRSFQCTQCMKIFSQATDLLEHQCVQVEQKPFVCGVCKMGFSLLTSLAQHHNSHGNGNNPMKCSICEKTYRPGSGNVTPTSSAANPQQPSTGETSGGGAAISASSPPAFEASAPDRPYKCSVCHKAFRHLSELTRHERVHTGEKPYKCDTCDKSFSQSSHLAHHQRTHSSERPYKCAVCEKSFKHRSHLVRHMYAHSGEHLFKCNLCEMHFKESSELLHHQCQPEGERPFRCGSCGKSFKRPSDLRQHERTHSEERPFQCEECQMSFKQQYALVRHRRTHKNPADRPFKCNLCDKGFLQPSHLLYHQQVHGMESLFKCASCQKSFSQSGELLRHKCGGEVEKPYKCDVCGKGYKKNSTLQRHQNSHCTEKPLKCSLCDKRFVSSSEFVQHRCDPTREKPLKCPDCEKRFRYSSELQRHRRVHTGEKPFKCASCDKSFKQREHLAKHQSVHSRETQFKCVWCGERFVDLTALQEHTVQHTAEGESFPEAPCIP; the protein is encoded by the coding sequence ATGCGAAGTGGAGCGATGACGGAGgcatggcagcagcagcatgcagtGGCTCCACCCTCTGTAGTGCACACGCTCCCCCAGGGGGCCGACAACCCCCTGGGCTGCACAGTGTACGGAGTCGTCCTGCAGGCCGATGCCTCGCTGCAGCAGCCCCAGCACGGCCAGCAGCACTCTGTTCAAGCCCAGCAGCCCTCCCTGCAGGTGGGAGGCGAGAGAGGGCACAAGTGTGGAGCCTGCGGTCACGACATATCTCACCTGGCCAACCCTCATGAGCACCAGTGCATGGTGAACCAGGACCGATCCTTCCAGTGTACGCAGTGCATGAAGATCTTCAGCCAGGCGACGGACCTGTTGGAGCATCAGTGTGTGCAGGTGGAGCAGAAGCCTTTTGTGTGCGGTGTGTGTAAGATGGGCTTCTCGCTGCTCACTTCCCTGGCTCAGCATCACAACTCGCACGGCAACGGGAACAACCCGATGAAGTGCTCCATCTGTGAGAAAACCTACCGGCCTGGGTCTGGAAACGTCACACCGACCTCGTCAGCTGCCAACCCCCAGCAGCCCTCCACCGGCGAGACGTCCGGCGGCGGTGCAGCGATCAGTGCCTCGTCTCCGCCTGCGTTTGAGGCCTCTGCACCCGACAGGCCATATAAGTGCTCAGTGTGCCATAAGGCCTTCCGACATTTGTCAGAGCTGACCCGCCATGAGAGAGTACACACTGGTGAAAAGCCGTATAAATGTGACACGTGTGACAAAAGCTTCAGCCAGTCTTCTCACCTGGCACACCACCAGCGCACACACAGCTCTGAGCGGCCGTACAAATGCGCCGTGTGCGAGAAGAGCTTTAAGCATCGCTCTCACCTTGTGCGGCACATGTACGCTCATTCGGGCGAGCACCTGTTCAAGTGCAATTTGTGTGAGATGCACTTTAAGGAGTCGTCCGAGCTCCTGCACCATCAATGCCAGCCTGAGGGGGAGAGGCCTTTCCGCTGCGGTTCATGTGGAAAGAGTTTCAAGCGCCCGTCTGACCTGCGGCAGCACGAACGCACCCACTCAGAGGAGCGACCTTTCCAGTGCGAGGAGTGCCAGATGAGCTTCAAACAGCAGTACGCGCTCGTACGCCACCGTCGCACTCACAAAAATCCAGCTGATCGCCCATTCAAGTGTAACCTGTGCGATAAGGGATTCCTGCAGCCGTCCCACCTGCTCTACCACCAGCAGGTTCACGGTATGGAAagtctttttaaatgtgcatccTGCCAGAAgtctttcagccaatcaggagagCTGCTGAGGCACAAATGTGGAGGTGAAGTGGAGAAGCCGTACAAGTGCGACGTGTGTGGCAAAGGTTACAAAAAGAATTCAACGCTGCAGCGCCACCAGAACTCTCACTGCACAGAGAAGCCGCTGAAATGCTCTCTGTGCGACAAGCGCTTTGTGTCGTCCTCCGAGTTCGTCCAGCACCGCTGCGACCCGACCCGAGAAAAGCCGCTGAAATGTCCTGATTGTGAAAAGCGCTTTAGGTACTCGTCAGAGCTGCAGCGCCATCGCAGAGttcacacaggagagaagcctTTCAAGTGTGCCAGCTGCGACAAGAGCTTCAAGCAACGCGAGCACCTGGCCAAGCACCAGAGCGTGCACTCGCGGGAGACACAgtttaagtgtgtgtggtgtggggaGCGTTTCGTCGACCTCACGGCTTTGCAGGAGCACACGGTTCAGCACACTGCCGAGGGCGAGAGTTTCCCCGAAGCCCCCTGCATCCCATGA
- the LOC117759164 gene encoding casein kinase II subunit alpha'-like isoform X1 encodes MPGSTPASSKARVYTDVNTQKNREYWDYDAHVPNWSNQDNYQLVRKLGRGKYSEVFEAINVTNNEKVVVKILKPVKKKKIKREIKILENLRGGTNIIRLVDTVKDPVSRTPALVFECINNTDFKELYQKLTDYDIRFYMYELLKALDYCHSMGIMHRDVKPHNVMIDHQLRKLRLIDWGLAEFYHPAQEYNVRVASRYFKGPELLVDYQMYDYSLDMWSLGCMLASMIFLKEPFFHGQDNYDQLVRIAKVLGTDELFGYLHKYHIELDTRFKDLLGQQTRKRWEQFIQSENQHLVSPEALDLLDKLLRYDHQQRLTAAEAMQHPYFYPVVKEHANANTDGTKALSSSNAT; translated from the exons ATGCCCGGATCCACGCCGGCCAGCAGCAAGGCTCGGGTGTACACCGATGTCAACACACAGAAGAACAGAGAGTACTGGGACTATGACGCACATGTGCCAAACTGGAG CAATCAAGACAATTATCAGCTGGTTCGTAAACTGGGTCGAGGGAAGTACAGTGAAGTGTTCGAGGCCATAAATGTGACCAACAACGAGAAGGTGGTGGTGAAAATCCTCAAG CCcgtcaagaagaagaaaatcaaaaggGAAATCAAAATTCTTGAAAACCTGCGTGGAGGAACCAACATCATCCGCCTGGTGGACACAGTCAAAGACCCCGTG TCCAGAACACCAGCGCTTGTCTTTGAGTGCATCAATAACACAGATTTTAAG GAGCTTTACCAGAAGCTGACAGACTATGACATCAGATTCTACATGTATGAGCTGCTCAAG GCTCTGGACTACTGTCACAGTATGGGGATCATGCACAGAGACGTGAAGCCCCATAACGTGATGATCGACCACCAGCTGAGAAAG CTACGTCTCATAGATTGGGGTTTGGCAGAATTTTACCATCCCGCTCAGGAATACAATGTCAGGGTAGCGTCTCGCTATTTCAAAGGCCCTGAGCTGCTAGTGGACTATCAG ATGTATGACTATAGTTTGGACATGTGGAGTCTGGGCTGCATGTTGGCCAGCATGATCTTCCTGAAGGAGCCATTTTTTCATGGCCAGGACAACTACGATCAG CTGGTCCGCATCGCTAAGGTTCTCGGCACCGACGAGCTCTTCGGTTACCTGCACAAGTATCACATAGAACTGGACACTCGCTTTAAAGACCTGCTGGGACA GCAAACACGGAAGCGTTGGGAGCAGTTCATCCAATCAGAGAACCAGCACCTGGTGAGTCCAGAGGCTCTGGACCTGCTGGACAAGCTGCTGCGCTACGACCACCAGCAGAGGCTGACGGCGGCCGAGGCCATGCAGCACCCGTACTTCT ATCCTGTGGTGAAGGAACACGCAAACGCCAACACCGACGGCACAAAGGCATTAAGCAGCTCCAATGCAACATGA
- the LOC117759164 gene encoding casein kinase II subunit alpha'-like isoform X2, translated as MPGSTPASSKARVYTDVNTQKNREYWDYDAHVPNWSNQDNYQLVRKLGRGKYSEVFEAINVTNNEKVVVKILKPVKKKKIKREIKILENLRGGTNIIRLVDTVKDPVSRTPALVFECINNTDFKELYQKLTDYDIRFYMYELLKALDYCHSMGIMHRDVKPHNVMIDHQLRKLRLIDWGLAEFYHPAQEYNVRVASRYFKGPELLVDYQMYDYSLDMWSLGCMLASMIFLKEPFFHGQDNYDQLVRIAKVLGTDELFGYLHKYHIELDTRFKDLLGQ; from the exons ATGCCCGGATCCACGCCGGCCAGCAGCAAGGCTCGGGTGTACACCGATGTCAACACACAGAAGAACAGAGAGTACTGGGACTATGACGCACATGTGCCAAACTGGAG CAATCAAGACAATTATCAGCTGGTTCGTAAACTGGGTCGAGGGAAGTACAGTGAAGTGTTCGAGGCCATAAATGTGACCAACAACGAGAAGGTGGTGGTGAAAATCCTCAAG CCcgtcaagaagaagaaaatcaaaaggGAAATCAAAATTCTTGAAAACCTGCGTGGAGGAACCAACATCATCCGCCTGGTGGACACAGTCAAAGACCCCGTG TCCAGAACACCAGCGCTTGTCTTTGAGTGCATCAATAACACAGATTTTAAG GAGCTTTACCAGAAGCTGACAGACTATGACATCAGATTCTACATGTATGAGCTGCTCAAG GCTCTGGACTACTGTCACAGTATGGGGATCATGCACAGAGACGTGAAGCCCCATAACGTGATGATCGACCACCAGCTGAGAAAG CTACGTCTCATAGATTGGGGTTTGGCAGAATTTTACCATCCCGCTCAGGAATACAATGTCAGGGTAGCGTCTCGCTATTTCAAAGGCCCTGAGCTGCTAGTGGACTATCAG ATGTATGACTATAGTTTGGACATGTGGAGTCTGGGCTGCATGTTGGCCAGCATGATCTTCCTGAAGGAGCCATTTTTTCATGGCCAGGACAACTACGATCAG CTGGTCCGCATCGCTAAGGTTCTCGGCACCGACGAGCTCTTCGGTTACCTGCACAAGTATCACATAGAACTGGACACTCGCTTTAAAGACCTGCTGGGACAGTGA